In Pectinophora gossypiella chromosome 8, ilPecGoss1.1, whole genome shotgun sequence, the DNA window ATAGCATCTGTTACAACAATTCGTTATTTTTCAAATCGTATCTCCTATTCTCTATGAGTTCTCTTTGTGAATAGTTTATCGGCGTTCTAAGCCGTATTCTTCTGTTTTTCCCTCAGCTAAAGTTGGGAATGCGCACAGAGCAGGGAAAAATATCGCCCGCCGCCTACTGACTTGGCCTACTGACGTAACAAAGTGCAAGCCTATGAAGCTATGACTATCTCGTTTCTCGACAATGGAAAGCAACAGAACCAAGCGATGCGGCGCCATATCGTAAAAtttaaatgataaataggtatggGAGTGTTAAACATTTACTAGAATACCTATGTTTACACTACAAGTCACAAAAAATgcgtttaaaaaaatcttaagttCGTTATGAACGTATCaatgccatagaataaagaataatactaagtatagaacggacactctccgccccgcaccaattcgtttcGCTCGTCAAGTTCCTCCTCACCCCCTCtgcgtcttactttagtctaagtgGGCGTGAGTCGCTAAGAAGTAAGTGGGAGCGCACGCGGAATGTCTCGATCGCACTTACGCGGTCAGATGGCACACGATTAGAATGAGATTTTTCTATGaattgtccggggtgtgtcaATACCATGATCAAAATTAATTTGACCttctatttcaaattcaaatatatctttattcagtaggtaacatatataaaagttacactttgaatcgtcaatttttacatatcgaacgtctcatccgccttaacGAACGTTTGAGATGGCGTGTCTATTAGCAGCGAGCGCGTTTTGGTTCCTTGTTCCATGGAAACTGGGAGTACGAGTCTCCCGGGTTCTATCCGACTGTGCATTTTTCACACAATGCGATACCTCGTgaagatatgtatgtatgtatgtatgcaatatTCAGGTACGCTGACGTCGTCGGGTTTTTCACCCAAGTGCCTGTATTGGTTAGTGCTAGGATTTTTagtttcattttgtattgggATTTAGCGAGTTACAGTCGACAGTCGTAACTGATATTTATTGAAAGGGTTCGTGAATTATGAGAGCGTCAAAAATATCGACTAAGGTCACTGAGGGATTAATATCCTCTCCGGCATGATAAACTATTTGTACTTAAACATGTCAACTGTGACCATAAGTTGTCTTCTGAGTACTTGTAGCTCAGCCTATCCCATTAGAGAGTATAACATTATGTTATGAACCTTGACTACGAACTCACGGAGTAGCCTTGACACTTAGTTCTGAAATTATCTTTACTTTTTTCACTCATGTCCACCACCACCCTCATTCCTACACTTAGATGTAAGTAACTTATTCTTACTCAAGTCTCAATTTTAAGTTTACTATTGTTATCCGcactgttgttgttgtgttgttgttcgTTGTTGTTGcgttgttgtgtgttgttgttgttattgttaggcaagagggaaaccactgctctatttttccctaaaaagtagcatggagaatgctaccggtgtagcgtggctcttaaattagtgatgtgattgtTTTGTTATCCGACTCCGGGCTCCGGCGAAACAAAACGGAGGGTTATTAATTGAGAAGTACATACTCATACCCcattttttacggtttcccacGATACAgactccgcctagtttgggaacctctgttcatttgttCAATTTGTTTATAAAAGTATTAATAATGGGTTACATTTACAAATTTAAAACGCAAGTAATtaataaaagaatataaatatatttttataatatggctacatcaaaaaaaaatacttataacaaataccATATAAGTATGttctttacttaaaaaaaaccgaATTCGGAAGTAGATTTAAATCATTTGCCGTGTAGTAACCGACGCACGGGCACCGGCGGCGGCTGACGCGGATACATGTCGCGGTTGCATCCTACAGTTTATCGCCTCAGCGTTATATTTTACGGAAAATAAATATCCACGTAATTTTTATACAGTCTGAAAGAGCCATCAGAGCTACTGAACCacgaggttgcaggttcgaatccagcacggttgtaaactaatgattttcgaattcatgtttaaatggtgaaagaaaaacatcgtgaggaaatccacattctcgaggtatgtgacctaacatgtattaggctggttatcccttcgcgggttggaaggtcaaacaggccagtcgcttctttaaagtCTTTacgccgacagtccttttaaaatccaaactctattgttttactatactaggtaagcggagcctgaTGTTAAGTCTGAAAAAGCTATCatctactattattatttacttatttacttatcttCATCAGTCATGAAAAAAGTGCCTCCTAGAAGCGTTTAGGGGGCACTTTTTTAAATCATCTAGATAAGATGCCTGATGATGATATCTTCATCAGATAACCACATGCTGATAAGTTTCTAACCGCATATCCTGAACTAATCCGTTAAAATAGATAactaaacatcatcatcatcatcaacccattaacgtccccactgctggggcacgggccttccccatggatggatagggagatcgggccttgaaccaccatgcgggcccagtgcgggttggtggttattaacgactgctaatgcagccgggaccaacgacttaacgtgccttccgaagcacggaggggctcgagatgaaaactttttttttctgtggtcacccatcctatgaccggcattTGCCTAAACATACTTTCATCATATTATCTATACACGACATATCATTAGAGCATAGATATTAATAAGTAAACTAACATTTTAAAATCGCCCGAGAAGTAATGAataaaattaacatacataaacagcctattcgTAACAACCTGCCAACccgagagggtatggagcatactccaccacgctgatcaACTGCGGGTTATGGACGTGTGTTCAATGAGTAAAAccaatacataataatgtatCACTCCTTTTTGCTCCAATAGATGTCCCTCCATGCACGTAGAGTAAAATAATAGGCAATTAAAACAGGCAGTTTAATATACAGCCGTCACAGTTTAATTTAAAGCGTGGTGGGTGGTAAATTTTAATGACTCCGAGCAATTCGGATGCAACGTGAATTGCAACGGCCACTGGGTTTTACAATGgtgtctattattttttattctagcACGAGGAAACGCTCAAAGTAAATGTTTCGGCAAGTTTTTTCATGCGTCAATAAGAATGATAATACAGACATAAATTCTCTGCCGGACTGcgataacgaaaactttggggataatgcagaccatgattctgagtcgatatcaagtagaattccCTATCGGAAAATAAATGACAATTTAAGTGTCTTTAAATTACTTTCAGACCCATATTTTGAGTTAAACTGCATggaacttaaattaaaaaaaaatacaaatgaatAAAAACCATCAATGTATATCGAACAACGCGAACAGACACTTGACTACAAATATGTAGTCTAGTGGCTGTTCGCGCAGCAAAAACTTAAAATCTTAGTTAAACCTACCATCGTTTTTTAGGACAAATAAGTAGAtgttctaagtttttttttcgttacagtctcattaacaccctgtatagaaggCGTTCAGTTATATACTTCCAAAAGTGAGGTACCTACTCTTAGGCCTAATTCACACGAGAGTTTAAACGGCATTACGTTATAACCCGGCGTCGGCGCTTTTATAACGACCTCAATGTGATCAATCACTTTTTTCACTTGTTTCACTTGCGGTTCAAACTTGTCAAAATCTGTCAAAGGTGAAGCCGCGGTACGGAATTAACAAACATTTGAATAACGTTTGAATTTCATTTGCATCTCAGTCAATATTTTTTACCGCCATCGGGGCGTGTTGTAAAAACCTACAGAGGGATTGTGACCAGCTACTTTTGATTAAGCATAAacattttcttaatttatttaatatcattaaagtattacataGTAAGGTAATCggctgatgtttttttttaaaccatcttcttctatcgtaagggttgtgaggtggagtaccaacctcactattgagccgccaaaggcccctgaaatggatcatgtaacgactacttacttacatcagtaagtagtaaccgggaccaacggcttaacgagccttccaaagcacggatcatcttactttttggacaatcaggttatcagcctgtaatgtcctaaccaaactagggatcacaaagtgattactaAACCATAATACGGATTCTCTCGGTACCAGTCTCCTTAGTTCGTTCGTCGTTCGTTAGCAGTAAGTTTTATTAGTAAGTTAACTGCACTAGTGGACAATCGATAACACTGAATAGTGCTTACTGAATTACACGTTATTACTTGTTCCCGTAATTTCGTGTACAAAGACCGGTAAAGGCTTTTGTTATTGCTGTATGAAAAATAATTCACGAttgttacctacctacctctAACGACTAAAAATTAATTTAGATTTTtgaaaatacttatatatttattatctggGGGTCTAAAGTTTGGTTGCATTGcgtgcttacttttatatgcgcaaatgtcaaattgcaatactgcatttttaggtgaattgcttcgatgtggcttttttaacccccctgttgatTCTGAATTATGTCAATACTTATTGTTTAATTCATGTTCACCGAGGTTCTATTTCAAGTATTTTCTAAATTTTGAAGCTAACTTAACTATACAGTGCCGGGCAGACTTTTCGGCTTTCCCGAATAGCCGGTGACTTGTCGACAAATTTCTAGTTTGTAAACGCAGCTCTGAAcgctccactacgctgctccattgctaAGCAgatacctttttttgacgtgacttattgtagatttgccgcaaacggcaATGATTAAGTACCATTATTATATCTTTCATATGACATGTAATAACATAACTAGTacgaaataaatatgaatatactactttgccggacaaatgggcagcgctgagggctctcacccggtaaagcAGATACCTATATGCATACCTGTTTTCATTATGTACCACATACACTATTGAGGCCATAATAATGAGTTGTAGAGCCATTTAACTGAAGCTACTAATATCATTGCAACCGACCACCAATTTGCAAGTAACGCATGAATACACATTGCGGTTGCCTTTGGAATATTCATACATTATCATAATGTACAATTCTATGTATTAAATTATGTATCTATTAATAATAACTAGTATTTCGCTTTAGCTTTTGAATAGTCACGGTGGTCTTGTGGTTAAACGgcatgcttctcaaacgggaagtgtcggtttgaaccccggtatcggacttgcacccTTGAGtttattatcttaagtgcactCACTAACACaatctctgtggtccagtggtagagcgttggactcacaatccggaagccccgggttcgaatcccgatggggatatatcacaaaaatcactttgtgatccctagtttagttaggacattacaggctgatcacctgattgtccgaaagtaagatgatccgtgcttcggaaggcacgttaagctgttttttttttttttttttttttaatcctagTACCCCTGCCGCACAGGATAGGCAGGGTCCTTATCAAGGCAGACATATCTTACGCTTCTATGTAATATTATCTAGTTtgcccgcaatagggccctacacTGCGCTACACTTTCATTCCGAGTCTCTATTATCATACCAGTTCTCgcatttatgcctctcgcacttttaTCCATCATCTTTCATTCTGTCATTCCTACGGCCCTATTCTACGATTTATAATTAGGAAGGAAGTCGGTACACaggggtttatttattttaacaactatacacagctttattattatttccaggtggtacaaaatatttaaacagtGACTTAATGCTAACAATTTGTTCTTAGGTCTAATTTCTTATGTCTAGTTTTATGTAATGACTATTAAAGTATAatcattatacaatttagtcaTTTTTTACCTTAACTATTTCTATTGTTTACTATTctaacaatttttattacataGTTGACAAATGGTTCACAGTATTTCTTGTCACTaattatgtgttctaaattgCCTACTTCCATTTTATAACCTGTAAGCTGTTCCAGATTAAAACGGTCTCGGTCGTGAACAGGACAGTGCAACAATATGTGGGGAACAGTTTCTCCAGTGTCAGCGTCGCAGGCACACGCTGGGTTGTCTTTGCATTTGAAGCGGGTCAAATACTCAGAGAACCCACCGTGCCCCGTTAGAGCCTGGGTCAGCTCCTTGGTGATGCCCAGCCTGCGTATCGTCCTGTACGCTCCAACCGCACTCGGGAAAAACAGCTTGGTGGTGGACGCTGTGTGCCCCGTGCTGTATCTCCGGTTCCACTCGTCTAGCGTATCCATTCGGATAGAGCGCTTGACGAATGATACCGGGTACATATCGTAGTCCGGCTTGCGTTTGGACTTTAGGGCAGCCTCCTTTGCAAGCGAGTCGGCTCTCTCGTTACCCTCCAACCCCGCGTGAGCTTTTATCCAGAACAAGGAGACGCTCTTGTTCTGGATGCTACAGCAGTGAATGGCGTCTCTTGTTTCCACGGCAAGTGGGTGGAGGGCTCCGGGGTTCACGACTGTGAGGAGGGCTGCCATAGAGTCACAATAAATGGCAAAACTGGTTTCACTACGCTTCAGGGCTTCCCGAGTGGCTTCGCAGAGAGCGAGAAGCTCCGCCTGGTAGACGGTGCAGTAGGATGGCAAAGCAAGCTTTCGGGTTTTCGTCTCTGCTGCACCAGTCCATATGGATAGTGCGGCTCCGACCTTTCCCTCTATCTTGCTGCCATCCGTGAAAATGCGGACTTCGGAGTCGCAGTTGTCCCGATATTGTTCCTCGTCCACCAGGTAACGCAGCTCTATCGCTCTTCGTTCCGCCGGGTGCGGCATCTGGAGTGCCGATGCAACTCGCTCGATCTCCCCACCCGCCAGCGCTGGGTGGCATACTCCCCTTCGGGCCTCATACTATGATGCAGCCTCCTGTATACGCAGGTCTAAGGGGAGTATTCCGGCCAGCACCAGTGCCGAGTTTAAGGATACCGTGCGATATGCACGACACATCTTCTGGGCGAAGCTTCGCTGAACCCTGTTCAGCTTAGACCTCACTCCCAGTTTGTTGGACGCGGCGcccacgttaagctgttggtcccggttactatttactgatgtaagtaagtagccgttacatgagactttggcggctgaataataaccctgacaccagggtagatgaggttggtaatttacctcacaacccacacgataagaagactaaCACAGTTAACTCGCCCAATATAGaccgcgatacggctcaccacctatcacgtcggtttgcctaacaggaagctcggtaaGCTGTGGGTTGCgacgtatgtacagtcatgagcaatatcatgtaaccactttagaaccctgtcgcactatcttcttcttatcgtgtgggttgtgaggtggaataccaacctctacaaccctggtgtcagggttatgattgagccgccaaacgccccacacactatcatatttgatatttaataagacttagCATTAAAGCAGCCAGCCTCAAAATTAAACGAGACAACATTAAAACTAATAAGCTGTCAGGGTATACTTTGTCTCTTATAGACAAAAGGCAACAAACTCGAAAACACACAGAAACATACAGAGATATAGACCGGGAAGTTAAGCGGAGTATCAGGAGGGATGTTAGAGATCTGAATACAGAACAATTTAAAGTTGCATTGCAGAATAACAGTTCACTCAGAATAGCAAAACAGGGCTTACAGACAGGCAAAACATGGATTACCAGCGTGCAGGACAAGGATGGTGTAAGGCATAGTAACAGGGACAAAGTTACAACTATATGTTCCGACTTCTACAAGAACCTTTATTCAGACCACTCGCGACTGGATTCACCCATAGAATACTCCTGTTCTGATACCATTCCTCCTTTCACTGGCCGTGAAGTCGATAATGCTTTAAAAAGCCTGAAGTACGGCAAAAGTCCTGGCGAGGACGGTATCAGCACAGAAGCTCTCAAAATCGGCAAACCAGTCTTACTTCCCTACATAACTAATCTTTTCAACAGCATTCTCTATACAGGTAAATTTCCCTCTAATTTTTGTCATTCGAATGTCATACTTCTGCACAAAAAAGGTTCAAAGTCAGACATAAACAATTACAGACCCATAAGCCTGATCTCCCACCTCTATAAAGCCTTCATCAAAACGGTTGAAAACCGCACAGCAGGCAAATTAGATTCCCACCAACCGCCTGAGCAAGCTGGATTCCGTCCCTCATTCTCAACCACCGACCACCTGCACACGCTAAACCAAGCCATAGAAAAACACAACGAGTTCAATAAGCCGCTGTatttggcgtttgtggactattcAAAGGCTTTCGACAGTCTCACACACGAATCGATATTCTCGGCCTTACGGAGACAGAATACCGAAGAGACATATGTAAAGCTTTTAGAATTGGTCTATAGAAGCAGCACGGCCTCTATTAAACTCCACTCCCAGGGACCAACGTTTAAAATTGAAAAGGGCGTGAAACAGGGTGATCCCCTCTCCCCTAAATTATTTACATGTGCCCTGGAGGAAGTGTTTAAAAAGTTGGCCGTCTCATGGCAGACGGAAGGAGTAGTCATCGGCGAAGGTAGATTAACTAATCTCCGCTTTGCCGATGACATAGTCCTCTTTGCCGACACGGCAGCTAAGCTCGAGGGCATGCTCCAAGACCTGAGCACAGCAAGCCTTGAGATTGGACTCAGTATGAACAGAGCCAAAACCAAGCTAATGACCAACGGCACAAAACGTAAGGTATTGGTCGATGGGCAGGAGATAGAATACGTTGATGAGTACATCTACTTGGGCCAGATAGTCTCCTTCCAGAGCAGGCAAGAACGAGAAATCGAGCGCCGTATAGATAATGCCTGGAAGAGCTTCTGGTCGATGAAACATCTCCTGAAAGGGGATCTTCCCCTTTCACTGAAACGCAAACTTATCGACGTGTGCATCCTGCCAATCCTTACTTACGGTGCCCAAACGTGGTCGCTTACTGAGGCTCAAAAGGCCAAGGTCGGGGTTTGTCAAAGAGCAATGGAGCGCAGCATACTAGGTgtaaaacgaattgatcgagttaaaaacactgtgctgcgctcaaaaaccggtatagctgatgttggcaggaagaccgccaggctaaagtgggactgggctggacacgagtgccgcatgcatccggaacgatgggcaaagatcatcacgcactgggtaccacaggacggacaccgtagacgtggtagaccccggaaacgatggcgcgatgatctcgacggttatcgaaaagactggatggagctcgcacagaaccgggatacttggaagaatatgggggaggcctttgctcagcagtgggatcatataggctaataataataataataataataataagacttacggtttaatttgtcaaaaagttaatgtgacttggtttcaaagtgtatacatattagtactcgtgaccgtacctaaaaTAAATGAAGAATAAGCTAAATTCCTAAACTTTGTGAATTTCGAATAAGTACATAAAGTTCGAATaaggttaatgccatctacggctaatctacaataagtcacgtcaaaaaaaaaaataagaacctaagtttttatttgtaGATTCTCACccatacaaaaaagttaatgtgacatagtttcaaagtgtatacatattagtactcgtgaccgtacctctgattaccccaacaGTGATAGAaccgtgagcttgtgttatgttatgtgtttttgttCTATGAATGTAATTTATATACtaaaaccacaaaaaaatatacaaacggCGCTGTACGgacacgagcatcaatatgtatacactttggtaccatgtcacattaacttttttgacaaattgaactgtaagtctcactaaatgtcaaatatgttagtgcgacagagtccttaagtgggtaagtacattatattgctcatgactgtacagatttgccttcgtttaaccttggAATAGTTGCCAACAAACGAGTAAAATTCTTCCTTTGCAACTGGTTACGAAAcgtggttgcgatggcggccgaaggggatataatatgcatctttgtttttgggtataaatgatgacccttatcttccacccattattagtctagcaacaaaattctatacaaaaaaaaaagggcactattagtctgaaataaaagattttttttttttttttattttttttttttattttttttttatacaaaatttgaTCCAAATTTCAagaacttaataattattttgctaTAGGCATgttccattatattatatttttgaatattatgatagcgcgacagcgaaatattgaaaatctaaatattatgttaactgtaaacaacacgtgcggctagcaaacaaacaacacctgcacttgtttacgacgcacgtgcaaggtacggtagtggggacaacccttataagacggcgagccgcacgagttgtacgattcttgtgtc includes these proteins:
- the LOC126369116 gene encoding uncharacterized protein LOC126369116; this encodes MPHPAERRAIELRYLVDEEQYRDNCDSEVRIFTDGSKIEGKVGAALSIWTGAAETKTRKLALPSYCTVYQAELLALCEATREALKRSETSFAIYCDSMAALLTVVNPGALHPLAVETRDAIHCCSIQNKSVSLFWIKAHAGLEGNERADSLAKEAALKSKRKPDYDMYPVSFVKRSIRMDTLDEWNRRYSTGHTASTTKLFFPSAVGAYRTIRRLGITKELTQALTGHGGFSEYLTRFKCKDNPACACDADTGETVPHILLHCPVHDRDRFNLEQLTGYKMEVGNLEHIISDKKYCEPFVNYVIKIVRIVNNRNS